In Ciona intestinalis unplaced genomic scaffold, KH HT000836.1, whole genome shotgun sequence, the sequence ACATTTCAGTCACGAATGTTTCCGATAAAACACGAAGCGACAATCGGATTTTAAGCGCATCTGTGGAATATGATTTCCATGTTAAATACCTATGTTGGTGCTTGCTATAAGTTACTGCCAATGTAACTTTGAAGATAATTatcgtttttaatttatagctCACAATTATGCTTGACAAacagtgatcactgggttggaacttGATCAAGAACACATATACCTACAATGGTTATCGGAagtgagctttgaacccagaATTTTAAAGTTAGGAGGCTATCACCACAACTACTGTTTCCCCCATAATGTAGAACTGATTTCAAAATCTACCTGtcttacaatggtagcagcgatgaccCTTGAACCCATATTATTTTTGCTTTAACCCGGTGTTAACCCTAGGTCCtaaaagacctcacccatatagaatacttTAACCACAATGCCACCACCGTGTAAAATCCAATATCTCCAAATACCTGTCATTGCCGCAGTAATGGCACTGAACTCGGTTGTGGTGAAAAGTTGGTTCGAACCTTTCAACGCAAGAACCCTCACACTTATATTATACTGGGTGTTTGGACTTAAACCAcatatttttgtctttattGCTGATGAGTTCACCAAGAAGTTGTTTTGGTTTGAAACTGCTTTTACCTGTGATATATGCATGTATAAtatgacaatttggacaagcTATAATGGACCACTATATATAGGTTTATAATAGtaaagtactgtgggagaAATGGGTAGtgttagcacatgatatcttGAATTTCCTggctgtgttttaaacaattaataacgctcttttagagtcatgagaatatggttatataattctgtaaatactgtttgtgggacgagaaaatgaaaatgaaatcatGTCCCATCCAGTGACGAAAAAaagggaatgaaaacatgtcccatcgaGTGACGAAAAAAAAGGGAATGAAATCATGTCCCATCAAGTGAcgaaaaaaaaagagaatgaaaacatgtcccatccaGTGACGAAAAAAAAGGGAATGAAATCATGTCCCATCGAGTGACGAAAAAAAAGGGAATGAAATCATGTCCCATCCAGTGACGAAAAAAaagggaatgaaaacatgtcccattctACCCCGGCCTACAATAAGACTCTCCACTCACCTCATACAACCCATATAATGATCCATCATCAATTAAAACAGTAACGCACGATTGTGATTTGCTCAGTACAGTAACCGGGTTCACGAATGGGTTAACTGtggaaaaacaattatatataaatatggaataaaataattaaaaaaaatagaattaagcGGTATGTGCAAAACAAGGGGAATattaatttaagaaaataaataatggtATATGGACATATTGCTGGCTTTAAAAATTctgaattatataaaaaaaaaacaataataatacttTCAGTTTGGCAATAACAGCCTATGTACTaagatataaacataatagggtggggtaagacgggacacctttagcacataatatccaaatatcctgacaatgttttaaacaatcaacaacggtctgtgatagtcgtgaggatacggttttataattcattgaatgttctttgtttactaccaaattagacgagaagatagaataaaaaggtgtctcatcttatcccacccaactatataacGATATAACAAGAATGTACATACCAGGGCATACATAGTTGGGATCGCATCTGCAAGTATATCCACCATCTCTGTTCACACAATTCGTATTCACCGGGCAAATGTCGCTTGTTAAGCATTCATTGATATCCTCGCATACCTGGGTCAAAAAtgaaggtaaaatataaaaaaaagttaggATTAATACTTTGTTCAATACTGTGGCTCAGTGTATGGCGTGCCTGCCTCCAGTACAGAGATtactgggttcaaagctcaatgctgctagttgctactattgtgggcaaatatgttcttggacaagacaactaacagcaattgctccaacccagtggtcactaatgggttgtcgaaaGTGTCAGAAAAACATTCAACCACAAAGTTCAcacgtgataacttgtaagcgggcacgaggtgtatgaaacagaacacccgtgttatagtgactgtcgttgcaccgccatgcgaggataaataagttacattcattcattcatttattatcaCAACACAAGCCACTAACCTGTCCATTAAGTTGGTATCCAGGCAAGCAAGCACATGAGAAGCCTGGTTCTTGTTCAATACATTGCATATGTGGGGATGAACAATTGTTTAGTTGTGAGTTCTGGCATTCCCGTATATCATCACATACACCGTTCATAAGGTGGAATCCTGGTCTGCATGTTGGAATTGT encodes:
- the LOC100182074 gene encoding adhesion G protein-coupled receptor E2-like, with the protein product MEGTPCNVMPNSVCNNTIGNYSCYCPAGFTEGNNRCDDIDECATNAFTCPSTATDCFNKLGTYGCSCNAGYSRAAEVDEQSECTDTDECALNQHTCNVVTEVCRNVEPSFACDCRPGFHLMNGVCDDIRECQNSQLNNCSSPHMQCIEQEPGFSCACLPGYQLNGQVCEDINECLTSDICPVNTNCVNRDGGYTCRCDPNYVCPVNPFVNPVTVLSKSQSCVTVLIDDGSLYGLYEVKAVSNQNNFLVNSSAIKTKICGLSPNTQYNISVRVLALKGSNQLFTTTEFSAITAAMTDALKIRLSLRVLSETFVTEMSNIASASAVAFRGRHESTLNNGLVFTNGGNTLTSSVLVFIRLS